CTATGATAAGGAACTATTGGTCCTCTATGAGAAGTGAGAGCACTACATCTTTatggtttggttggggtttttttggtcttgttgtggtgttttgggtttttttgttagtttattTTAACTGCTTCCTTCAGCTGTTAGAACAGATAGCCtctggagaaaagaggaaacacCTTGCTATTACCCACATTCCTTTCTTTATATCCATCACAGCATTCTGCAATTACTGACAGCTTTGTCTCAAGAGTAGCTGGGTATAAGGAACTGTGCCTCTGCACTTCACCATGAAAAGGTCCACACGTATTTCCATTCAAGGGTAGtaatctattttaaaacaagaatttATTGTGTTATAGTATAAAGACactaaacacaaaacaaagtgTTTTAACAACATGAACATtgacacaaaataaaagcaagatcGTTTCATGCCGATTCTGTAACCATTTCAGGTGAGAAAttccaaatgaaagaaaagttaCATACACACGGTCACCCCATGGAAAGGATGGCACCACCTTCATCTAATTCAAGCCCTATTTCAGGACATCATAGCATTGTCAGAATAGTTGCATTATTTTGAGGGCTTGAGTGGTATACAGGCTTTGTCTTTGCCCTCTCTGTATAGGTGAACTTACCCACAGATCTACAAGAGAACCAATGGAGGCATTTCTACAGTAAACTAAAAGACCTGAGGTACATTCTCTTCTAATCtaccttgctttaaaaaaaaaaaacaaaactaaatataTTATAGAGGGTATTATTATAGAGCAGCATAAATTTGGTTATTTAACTTCACTGTAGTCCTTGTGATAGCATAGGTCAATAAAATGTATAATGCTCTGCACTACAATGTACATCTCCAACAAAATACATACAGTATGTCATAAAGCTTCTCTGAAACCATGTATTTTAAAGTACGAAAAACCACCATATGAAAAGATGCATAAATCTGAGAAGATGCACTTGAACCATTTCTTCAGAGACATTACCTTGTGTCACAATAAGGGTTCTTTCCTGTGGACTACTGGATAGGGTCCATTATGTAAACCATTTacacactgattttttaaagatgCAATTAATCCTTTCAAACAAAAGAACAGTTAACACAAATAAACAGATAAAGTATCAGATTGCTGCTCTTCCATATGAACTATTTCCAAAAACAACAAGTTGGattaacacacaaaaataaaagtttacTAAATGAAAAGTTAGGAGCAGAGCTATTTCCTttacttaaaattattatttttggctcttaaaagaaatttaattccATGTCTTAAAGGCTCATTGTGAAAGTATATACACACATCAAATTTATATCCAAAGCTAGACTTTACCATTGAGTTTTAAAGGCCAAGAGATGTTTTCAATACAGTAGAAAAAACAGCAGTTCCTGAAGTATATCATAGCCTCACTTCACTGGAAATATCAGTAATTCAACTGCTGCACAAAATACTTCTCTGAAGCAAATCCATCTGAACTCTATCCACCCTGAGTTAAGCatctatactttttttttcttttttttaatgttttaaacatTAGGTAACAGAGAAGTATGTACAAGGCTATAAAACTTGTCAGTTATCGTAcagcagtaaggaaaaaaaaggtgttttcagccaattttctttttgctattaTAGTTATTCATTCTGGGTTGTtggatatttttgttattttgtttggttttgtttggtttttggtttggggtttggttgtgggtttttttgcttttgtttgtttttaaatcagtaaATTGGTTGATTTAGACATTCATGCATTAATCActtcaattatttctttttgagtGCAACAATAAGgcaacagtaaaaaaaagtattagaaaTTTGCATATGTGTAAAGGTATTAAGTTTATAAAAGTGCTTCCTAAAAAGACAACCTAATTGCAGTATCAAAATATTACAGAGTGGTGAGAACAACTACTATCTCAAGAAATGTTGCTCCATTAAAAAATGCCAGTCTTATTTTAggctttttcccccttttttttttgtgaagtaaaAGCCTGGGAAAAAATTAGTATGGCTGCACGGGACAAGCAAGTTAAGAAAATATACTTTAGTCTAAACTTAAATAAGAAGGTCCACACTTTTTTGTCAAAACATTAAGCCTCtgtcaaaaatgtatttttttttctttttatagtaCAGGATTAAAAGACAAGATGATGCTTAcaagataaagaaataatttacatgAAAATATCTTCTGACAAAGCTTTTCAATCAAAATATTGTCTTGTAACATTCAAACAtgacaaacaacaacaaaagaaacagtgaatgcaaacaaaaacattatATGGATTGCTTTcaaacacataaataaatgaaatattggTGTAGGCAGTAGGGCTCATGCTGATGGCTAGCAGGAAATAACAGTGTGCAATCTATTTGGAAAAAGCTCTAAAGTACAAATTACAAGCCCAATTATGGACTGCAGCAACTTCAGTTATATCACTGCCATCCTCTTATctccaaaataaattcttgATTAAATCACTCATACCCTAAATTACTCATACCTTTGCTTCAGAGATATGAATAACTATATACAAAAAGTAGTTTTATTTCACCATAGGGATAACATTGTACCTCTCTGCCAATGTCACGTGAAAAACCTTCCATGTCAAAACAATTTGACAGCAGATAAACAATTTAATAAATATGCAATGATCTTATTACAGTCCTTCAGCTAAGCATGTTAACTCATGCTGCTAGTTTTGTGATCACAGTGCATAGAATCCAAATATAAAAGAATGGGGTGGCTTTTAAGGTAATGGTCAATCCCTTGCTTATAATCCAAATATATCCAAAACTTTCATAAGCTCTGTCATGCAccaaactttttattttattttatatttttttttgtggcaggtGCAAAACCATTCCCTGGTACGATGTCCATTGCCGGCAATGGATGCACCAAAACCGCCAAGGATCTCAGTGTTATTGCACAATATATGAAGACCTGGAATTCTTccaaaaagcttaaaataaagataatggAATTATTCTGACATTTCTGGACACCTGCATTAATACTGTATGACTAAGAAAAGCATGTCAGTTGCATGGACTGAACCAGCGATCAACATGCGCCCAGAATGCACACTAGTAAAAATGCAGTCAAAGGAAGTAGTCTTCATTGCCTATAGGTCACTTCCAGTCAAAGGTTAAAGTTCAAAGACTGAATGATCAAAGTGCTCATTTTCTCAGTAGGACTATCTTCTGCTACGAGGATCACAAAACGGTGGCATCAACATGTgtcatctttaaaataaaagaagagcaTTTATGGAAAACATATAAACATTCCAAGTCCAAGTTAGCGAGGTGCTGTTCGCACAAACAATCCCTTGCAGAGACAGTAACGTGCAGTGAGAATACAGAGACTGAATAATTCTGAGGTTTTGCTCAATAATGACTTCATAAAAAGGAGATAACATGAAACATAAAACTTCTAAAATACACATACACAAGCACAGCAGTATTAGCAAACATTCCATTAAAAGGACAGTAATTTCCACATTCCATACACAGAAAAtcattaggaaaaagaaaagactaaatatgcttaacattttttcccttgaagTAAAGCAGGTCTGCAGCAGTTATCAAACTGAGAAATCCTTTTATAAGCATACAGCAATAAAAGCCATCAGAATGGTCCCACCCTGATGCACAGCCCCTCTGTAcattcaattatttatttctcaagtACAAACTACAGCTGGCAAAATTATGCAAAAGTAATAGGCTACCACTGTAAATCTAAAATCTTAAAACATGAAAGTAGCTTACTTGCACTAAATTTTAGATACTGAGATTGGATAGAACATACTAGAAAAATAAGTCTATGCTATGCCAATCATTTTTGCATTATGCTCAGAATTAAAGTAATATTTGTCTGTGAAAGTTGTCCCTTTTAAACTCTCTTCCACACACAGACAGACCAACAGTATATTAGCATCTGGTAACAGTAAACATTAAGCTTATTAACAGAAAGCAGATATACTGcaaatttacattattttaaatgcacttACTCATATCCTTGCACACACAGCCTACTAAgcaatattttcattgtttagAGAGGTAGTGTGCATAAAGTAGACATTCCTACATTCTCACTGGAAAACATTATGTCATCAGCATTATTACAGGTTTTAGAAGCTCTTCGTTTTGATAAGggggcaaagaaaaaaaaaaaaatagattgtgAAAAGATTGGACAAGGATGCAAGAAAGATAGAACCATGTACTAAAAGTTAAGGCCAAATACCACAATACCACTAATTCAAAAACCTCAAGCCCCAAAGCAGTAAGGAAGAGCTGGTTCAAAACAAACATCactgcccctttttttttttttccacacagaaatCTACCTTCTGACAGCACTAAAACCAGGTAACAGCTTTGTGAAATCAATTTCATCCTGGATGTCCAAGAAAACTGTATCTGGAAGATTCTTATGTCTTTAACACAGCATGATCAACCATCCGATTGAAATTCAGCTGGAATTCAATGTACAGTTGTAGCAGACATTGGGAAAGGCAGACAAACAACTATTTTTAGTTATCAAAGATCTGGGGTTTTGAACCAGGGCTTGTGAGGATATCAGTTTGTAGCAAACAAGGCTCCATAACTATGCTTATGGAATAAGTTGCTTTTCTGGGGCAGGGATAAAAAGAGAGATCAAAAACTCTGTAATAAAGTAAGTGGACAGACACACACGTTTACGTGTCAAAATATATCTCAAAATGCCCCTTTATCCCTCTGTGTTCGTATCAGTTTGCTTTACATCAGCTCACAATCATGCACTGCTTGCTCCCAGCTAAATAAATTTCATGTacctactggaaaaaaaatttccttcaaaggCATATGTTTAAAATGACGACagtctccttcctttctcttcataACACAGGGATTCAATTTCACTTAAGAGCTAAGTCAGTCCAAAGGCCAGCTGTCAAAAAGAAGGTGCAGAACCTCTTTGCATCTCCCTCCATGTGTTCTGTTATTAGCACTGGCATTTATTTCACCTAGTGGTTACCCTAGggcagctgcttttctttcttggttGGGATCgttttttctctcctaattTACCCAGCCCAAAGTGGTTCAACCACAAAATTTAACACATGACACTTTAgttgaagcagaaaataaagatgacaGAATAACCTTTTTCAAGGGCTCTTTTCAGGTCTACATAGGGTTGAAGTTGGTTCTCTTCCAGAGAGAGGTGGTTAAAATTGGTGGGCTGGCTACACCTCCCACCTTAGTGTAACCCACCATTTCTTCAAATCCattaagaaaacactgaaaatttaaaatcatgCCTTGGCAGTCTTGTCATATGtccaaagaaaagagaaggagcaaGTGACAGGCAAAACTTGAAAAGCTCTCTAACATTTAGAGAAGTTTTTGCTCAATAGCTACCgggtgtggtttgtttttgtaataTAAGAATTCAATGATGGAGAGGGAAAGCCCAATTAATGTTTAATTAAGACCTCCTTtgtaaacagtattttaaaaagaagttaaacaaaaatataatgaagCAAACCAGTACGAGTTATTTGAGGGGGGGAGGGTTCTCTGACTTCCAGAAAACAGCCACTGTGTAGTTACTCTGAAGTAATTAAATGCTTGGCCAGTGGACTGTAAGCATCTTGATGGTTTTGAGCCATCACAGCAACTTGCAGTCAGATAACCCACATTTCTTTTCATACTCATCTGGTGTTTTGCTTAACTTGAattttatgaattaaaaaaaaaataaagtagcaTCTGCAGACTATTCTTGATAGACTTCACTACTGAATCAAACCAAGACAAATACAGATTCAAAGTAGAAAGAACATATTTTAATCACAAGCTAATAAATTAAACctcacttttttctctctgaaaataactagcaagtgaaaataaaaatgtttaataaaaacTCTGCAAAAACTgccaataaagaaaaattagaaatggaGAAGCAGCAAACACATTACAAGAGTGTGAAAACAAAGTAACTACTGAAAATGTCAAAGTGACTTTGCTAATCTGGTGAAGATGAAAAACCCAGCCTTGCAGGAAATGGTATTATTATTCTTAGAGTCAATTTTTAACAACATAATGTACAACCACATGATAAGCAGTGCTGAGTTTCTTAAATGATTAGAGTATTATGAGAAGCAAAGCTTCATTCTGTTACATTACCATGTATCAAAACCCCATGGGTCTCAAAGAGTTACGAAACTCCCAAGTTTTTATTGCTAAGGCTTTTAAGAATCTAAGGGTGAATGCTTTGGCATTTACCTCCCCAGTCATTAACTCTCACTGTCTCAAAATACCTGGTCTCACTTCACACAGGGGACAGAACATGTCTAGGGGTGGGGAGGTAGTGAAAAGCAGAGGATGTTTAATGACGGAGGCTGCAGTGAAACAGTGTTGGGATCAATTCCTCCAGCACCATCCTAACCTACACTATTAGTTGCTGTAACATCCCTTCCCAAAACACATGGGCTTCCAATAATCACCATTTGTATAGTGTTTTCCTAGAGAAAGCGAAGTATTagacagagagcagaaaagcagatgaaaagccCACCTACACCTCCCCTCCTTCTGTCTGTCCTCACCAATAGAATGAGTAAGAAAAGCTCCTACAGCCAAACCCAGCTCTGGGAAGAGGATGGCAAATGttgagacagaggaaaaaaatccacacagtATAAAATcagcacaaaaggaaaaaaagaaaaagaagccacaaaacaacacaacactAGCACTGCAAACACTGTAGTACTATATGTAGCAATTTTACTGTGTTGTCTTTTTTATCAAATACATGTACAATATTACTACTATATTATTATTTGTTCTTAAGAGCTTTTAATTCAACCAGCTGTCCCACATTGGAAATTGTGATTAACAGCAGAAACCTATGAAAAAACATAGCTGTTTACATCTTTTATACGCATATAAAAGGTATATAAATTATACTTCTACatataggatttttttaatcaccGTAAAAGCTCTAGGAACATtctcaacaacaaaaaatcctggGTTAAGAGCAAAACCTAGTTTCATTACAGACCTTCCCTAGCCCCAGACTTAAGACTTGTCATGGACAAAGTTTACAAGAGCTTCATATTCAAtcctgaaatttaaaacataTACATCTGTGCTGCTTaaattttcagcagaaattaaaattgattataaaaaaaaaagaaaacccaaaacaaataaaatcacagCACATTATCttagaaacagcattttaataacttttttttaacttcgAAAAGAGTTGAAGGCTCTGAATCATTTATCTGACCTTCCTATATTTTTATCACCTtcaacctgaaaaaaaagcttcaaaattcCTGATCTCAGTTAAATACTTACCATGATACCaccactttgttttctttggattCTTGTTACACGTTCTTACATAAAATGAGTTATCTGGAGGTCGcctctgcaacagaaaaaaagacctaCAAATAATCAAACAATCCTCATATTGTAATACATGAGCTATTTAACAAGCTTATGAAAGGCCAACATGTGAATGCAGTGAAAATGGGGTAAAAGGCAGGGCTGGATCTTCACCAAGAAAAACCTCTTAAGGATCCAGGTAGCAATTCTTAGTAGAGATTtttcaagtaaataaataacGAAAAGTACCAAATACTCTAGAGATAGTGAAggagtgaaataaataaaaacaacccaCAGAAAGGAACAGCTGttgttataaagaaaaaattcctttgcAGTTTGGAACCTAACTGATGTGTTAGATACAGTTCACATCCATAAGTCTCAGCTTGCAGAGggttagaaataaaaaaagaacttaaaacATCTGTATCTGATCAATACCTCATGTTCTTTAGCTTTCTTCATAAGTGTCATTATTATGATAAACCAAATAGGACACAATACAAAGCCATTGTTGGAGTGTTTTTCTACCACATACAGATAATTAGGACTGCCTAGGATGTGACATAAATAGGCCTGTTTATATAGCACAGATACACAAGCTCTGACAACATGTAGCTTCCACAGATACTCCACTGCAAAAGTCAAAAGTCAAAGGGATTCTCTTTACAACGAAGGTCTAAGCTATCAGTGTCAGTACTCATTTATGATGAAAAAGGCAGCTTAGCACCATTTCACCATTTAccttcctgaaaagaaaattataaagatCACTGAAATAGTGCAGCTACCAAGCCTTACAAACAcctgaaaacatttcaataGTCACTCTGCACTGCCTTTTATAAAGAATTATCTTTTATAAAGAATTGTCCTAAAACATGACTGAGCTTCAGTCAGTACAACTAGAAGGGTTCCATTCATACCTCTTTTCCAGTAATGATATACGAGCAGGTAACTATTAAAACATTTACAAAGTACTTGtaccacattttattttattgttctaGCTTAGTGCTTCTGCAGTGGTAGAATATGCAAAGTTACACCTATTTTATAAattgagaaattaaaatctcactttgcaaagcagaaaactttTAACTTTGATGTATTCTACTCCAAcagtgctaaaaaaacccataccttttctttgcagctggAAAGCATGCTAATAATGCTAAGACAAACAGATTgcactgagagagctggagacCAGTCTTCTGTTAGAATGGATAAGCAGATATGACCATTGCTATAAACATGAGGATGAACAGGAATATTGTCTCCAGTAAACatgacctggaaaaaaaaaaaaaaaaaaaggaaaaaacatatttgtaattttattgCCCATGTTTTAATAAGACTGTAATGCTTTTGGGAAGagaataatatttaatttaagaaGTAGTTCTACCATTTTCACTTACACCAAATATTACACTTTACCATGTTAGTTTAATTCATTTTTGGAAACTATTaattgaaatgtaaaataaaacaatggaaGCCCTAGTAGCTAGGTgaagatgaaattaaataaatggtTAAACATAGGCTTTTCTTCTATGAATAGTTATATAGCATCAAAAAATGCAAAGGTAAAACTGTGGAGATCTCAAACTGAACATTTTCTATCTTGCAGCCTCAGTCTTACATGTCCTAGAATTCAGTTGCCAAGCCAAAACATTGGATTTCAATTTCATAAGCCACAACATTATACACCAGGAAACACAACAGGTTTCACAAATGAGTACTTCTATAACTCTGGGCACAAGAGAAATTAAGTTCTGGACAACTAATCCAAGTTCCAGCATAAAAGGTAAAATGTATTGATCCTATAACTATAAAATAAAGAACTTGTACAACTCAAGTATGTTACTGCCATATAGGAAATACTTTTATAccattatttcaaattaaatttgtttgtatttgaTATGGGTGAATACGGAAGAAGAGCATTTAAAACCTTAACTCCTCTCTATTAAGAGACAGTATCACAGTCAAAAATTTAGAACAGCAATTTTGACAACTATTGCTCTTACATCAAGTTTTTGTCAAACACAGTTGGCTCAGGACCAGCGGAAGCAGAGTAAAAGTGAAACCTTTATAGCATCATTATCCTCCTGAGCTCCTTATCCACAATAACCACTGTCATCTTTTACGCAATGACATAATAAATCTCTACCACTCATAACCATAATACCCAGAAGCTTCTTAAGTGTTCCCAAAGCTATACAGATCTATGTGTACACATATACATCAAACAATGTACACAACAAACCCATCTTTATCACTGACTGCGAGAAAGAAGCAACACCTCTATCATAAAAGAAACCGAAATTAGAGAGCTTAACCTATGTGCCACGGCAGCAGAAACACTGGATGCATAACCATATTTCACAGGTCATTAAGCTGATATTTCATAAGCACTGAAGAGTATAACTTCATAATCCAGTAATGTATTTCACTTCTAACTAATGTCTTCCTTTTATAGGAACACCAAAACTAGGCATATGAGGTAAGTAAAAGCATGCCCCCTATAGTAAGGGGCAGAAAACAGCCACGTGATTAAGCAGAAGTGTAAACTGACAATTCACAGCAAGAGGATTTGCAGGAGAGAGAACTGATTCAGAGGTTTGTAATACAGAATGCACTTACTGCACAGCATTTTCATAACAGAAATTCCAGCCACCTACAATCAAGTATCCAGAACTTAAATTCTTAATTGTTTTCTGTGCTAAAAAtcactgtatatatatatatgaatatatatatagtgtttTCTGATTTACCATATATTGCACAAAGCTACACACACAAGTTGGGTAATGAGTACAAACAGCACCTGCTTGGAACCAAATGAAAAGTGGTTACTCTCCTATGAGTTCACTGCAAACCTCAATGGGGTGCAGAAGTACATGTGGCCAGTTTGTTCCTTAAAACCAAAGACTGAAAACTTAGCATTCCAGTTTTTATTATAGTCCCTAAAAATATGTAAGGTTTATGGTTTAAGTGTCTCTCATAGTTCCATGCTTCAGTTTCAACACCAATTAGAAAAGTGTCAGAGATCACTCCTGGAACTTTGAGCTGAAACAGATGGGACAGAAACTTAGGtactcttgcttttcttcttcctttttcaggaGGTTGGGGTTGGTGGCGAAAAACTACTCTTAGTAGCCACGTTTTTTCAACATTCCCCTCAGGTAATGGAGGGATGGACAGACAGAGCTCATTTTGTAGCCTAGTAGTATTGCTGCCCCTTCAGTTCTTTACGTTGCCATTAAAGCAATACATTATCTCACAATTCAATTATCACTAGGTTTTCAGACCTCTCAAAAAGATATCACACATCTGTGAGAATCCCTACCACAAGGACAGTATTCCCATAACTGTATCAGGCAGCAGAGAAGACTCAATatgcttaaaaacaaaccacaaaataaagTGTTGGTCAAAAAGAGACGGGACAAAACAGTTTGTTGTTTCCTCTACTCCTACAGGATTAGATTTTCCTACAGGAAAGGACTTTCCTACTTGTGTTGCTCTTTCATATGATATGAATAACAACCTCAAAGAAGTCTCCAGTTTATACTGCTCTTTTATCTTCTATGAAACCAAGTAAACAGTCATAGCACTGTACCTCATTGCagtcattttaaaagaaagagcaTCTGGACCACATGTTTAATGGAAATTAACTAAACCTCACATTAGGATATGTGGATGATACTAATATTTAGCATGTGTCATGCAGCTATAAACTAAAGGTAGCATTATGCAAGTAGCAAGAAAGCAGTTACCTGAGGCGAATCAAAAGGATACCGACTACTGAACTTAAATAGAAGCTGAAATTTTTCCCCTTCATATAGTGTTCCTGGAGCACCTTCCATGTCTACAATCCATCTAAGGAATGGGGAAAAAGTTGTTAGTATTGTGGAGTGACAAATTGTAATTTTACTCCTACACAGGAGTAATTAAATCTATTATCAATCACAGATAAATCTTCTACACTCTCCATTAGTACCATAGCTATCCCCAAAGTCAGTAACACACCAAGcctacatttgaaaaaaacaagcttGGTATTTTACATACAGGCATTGATATAGTGCTACAAATTATACAAGTGATTATGGCTTGAACTCAACACAGAACTATCAGCTCTGTAAGACAAGAAAGCTGAAACAAGAAACCTGTTACAACGTTTACACCAACataaaaagagaaggggaacaAACTAAAACCCATTCCCTTTCACGTTTTACTTTCCTGTTATGGAATTAATCAATAAAGTTTAAGATAAAATCTGTATCCAAAGGGTAAGGGCAATGCTCCCTTCAATGCACTTACACGTGTGAAtaactcagaaaataaatggcATATAACCTGGCAGGTAGCAGAAACAAAACTATAAAAGTTGGCATATAAGAGGAAAATGTCACAgacaattaaaaccaaaagaaaatgctttggaACTCGGTAATAAAAGCAACACCTCAATACATCACAGCattcttcctcctctgtttcTGCTCCTTGTACCATAACAGAATTGAAGTAACTGACAGGTAGAGCTGAAGGATGTGGGCATGTTGGGTGTAGGATTTTTGTTGAtggtgggtttgggttgggCTGTTGGGGTTTTCTTAATCCAGTCAAAAATAGATGCTTTGCATGTTGCTCAGCATATAGGGCCAGGCCCTGCTACCAAATTTCTGGAATTCTGTTGTTGATCACTTAATACCATACTTTGCAGCATCACTTccccatttttctctttcacccTTGACTGAGTTCTACAGATTTGACAAATATAATAAAGATTCAGCAAGCAAGTACAGAAATGCTCAAATAAGATTTATATTAGATTGAAGTGAGGTTTTTCAGACAGGAACATGTACAGAAATATCAACATCTTCTACAGGTGGCAGTCTGATGACCCTATTCCAAACCTCTCCATCCTCACGTCATATACATTCTATCCACGTATTTAAGCCatgcacattttttattttcccctctaatactctctttttttatttttatttatttctgaaaaaaaattgcttcccTACAAAACTGCTAGCTGTCACACCCTTCAGGAGGAATGCATCTTCAACAGTAGCATGATGGTGG
This DNA window, taken from Calypte anna isolate BGI_N300 chromosome 2, bCalAnn1_v1.p, whole genome shotgun sequence, encodes the following:
- the UBE2W gene encoding ubiquitin-conjugating enzyme E2 W isoform X2 → MASMQKRLQKELLALQNDPPPGMTLNEKSVQNSITQWIVDMEGAPGTLYEGEKFQLLFKFSSRYPFDSPQVMFTGDNIPVHPHVYSNGHICLSILTEDWSPALSVQSVCLSIISMLSSCKEKRRPPDNSFYVRTCNKNPKKTKWWYHDDTC
- the UBE2W gene encoding ubiquitin-conjugating enzyme E2 W isoform X3; the protein is MASMQKRLQKELLALQNDPPPGMTLNEKSVQNSITQWIVDMEGAPGTLYEGEKFQLLFKFSSRYPFDSPQVMFTGDNIPVHPHVYSNGHICLSILTEDWSPALSVQSVCLSIISMLSSCKEKRRPPDNSFYVRTCNKNPKKTKWWYHGFCC
- the UBE2W gene encoding ubiquitin-conjugating enzyme E2 W isoform X1, which codes for MASMQKRLQKELLALQNDPPPGMTLNEKSVQNSITQWIVDMEGAPGTLYEGEKFQLLFKFSSRYPFDSPQVMFTGDNIPVHPHVYSNGHICLSILTEDWSPALSVQSVCLSIISMLSSCKEKRRPPDNSFYVRTCNKNPKKTKWWYHARCLLQHRVCKTGDF